The Plasmodium yoelii strain 17X genome assembly, chromosome: 1 genome contains a region encoding:
- a CDS encoding pre-mRNA-splicing factor SLU7, putative encodes MNSKNETREEKKKERELNEARKAGKLEALKDEDGNDINPHMPQYILKAPWYLNQTQPGLKHQRYREADKVKIEEERNRKIYVKNIKNKQDFCKNCGSAAHTEKYCLERTRKKKKNFMNKENDEDYLCVTQDLGYDGNRDRWVGYDPNNFDHIYREYEKIVDEQKKRKAEKLKKKYEKQSIKKKKEENEENEDEEEGGDAEDSELSSDSEKDNDLNDNKQNNKKNNKNEKNKTIARNLRIREDTAKYLYNLNLNSAFYDPKSRSMREDPLANIKNNLENSNYYKGENYYNNTGDAIESKKLEIFAWESYKRGENVHFNAQPTQLELMYKEFLEKKNKLIKKKQEDILKTYKCENITKENNNQQELIHSEVYTEYKPVDQIDSKKNNKIKILSKYEEDIYISDHTSIFGSYYDRETKKWGYKCCKCTDKFQHCVQS; translated from the exons atgaattctaaaaatgaaacaagagaagaaaaaaaaaaagaaagggAGCTAAATGAAGCTCGGAAAGCCG GAAAATTGGAAGCTCTAAAAGATGAAGATGGAAATGATATAAACCCTCATATGCCACAATATATTCTCAAAGCCCCTTGGTATTTAAATCAAACACAACCAG GTCTAAAACATCAAAGATATCGAGAAGCAGATAAAGTAAAAATAGAAGAAGAAAGAAATCGAAAAATTtatgttaaaaatataaaaaataaacaagatTTTTGCAAAAATTGTGGAAGTGCTGCACATACagaaaaatattgtttagAAAgaacaagaaaaaaaaaaaaaaattttatgaataaagaaaatgatgaagacTATTTATGTGTTACTCAAGATCTAGGATATGATGGAAATAGAGATAGATGGGTAGGATATGATCCAAATAATTTCGATCATATATATAgagaatatgaaaaaatagtAGATGAgcaaaaaaaacgaaaagcagaaaaattgaaaaaaaaatatgaaaaacaatcaataaaaaaaaaaaaagaagaaaatgaagaaaatgaagatgaaGAAGAAGGAGGAGATGCTGAAGATAGCGAATTAAGTAGTGATAGTGAAAAAGATAACgatttaaatgataataaacaaaataataaaaaaaataacaaaaatgaaaaaaataaaacaattgcTCGAAATTTAAGAATCAGAGAAGATACAGCAAAATATCTATATAACTTAAATTTAAACTCTGCTTTTTATGATCCAAAAAGTAGAAGTATGAGAGAGGACCCATTAgctaatatcaaaaataatttagaaaatagtaattattataaaggtgaaaattattataataatacagGAGATGCAATTGAATCGAAGAAATTAGAAATATTTGCATGGGAATCATATAAAAGAGGTGAAAATGTTCATTTCAATGCCCAGCCTACCCAACTCGAATTAATGTATAAAgaatttttagaaaaaaaaaataaattaattaaaaaaaaacaagaagatatattaaaaacatataaatgtgaaaatataacaaaagaaaataataatcaacAAGAACTTATACATTCTGAAGTTTACACAGAATATAAACCGGTCGATCAAATtgatagtaaaaaaaataataaaataaaaatattaagtaAATATGAAGAggatatttatatttcagATCATACATCAATTTTTGGTAGTTATTATGATCgggaaacaaaaaaatgggGTTATAAATGTTGCAAATGTACTGACAAGTTTCAACATTGTGTTcaatcataa
- a CDS encoding mitochondrial ribosomal protein L19 precursor, putative encodes MIKRYIRTKVITSLNKYKCYNIKNEKTSKYWPNINCIDKDEENIEKKCKEKGEQSKKTIPYYKNYMHDFYNRQLMHNLHLVEMNKMNKLRNFKMPKIHTGDLIEIKYELSRSQQTFAIFQGYCVDIRRKRLDSSFIVKNIFDGVGVEQLIPFYSPRILYVKNVRSLYNINEEKLKSYYKINKPITRDYRYMWQYNVRGKYEKPRGQHKPGIRSIEPKIRRRLAKLKKKYMKRRIESNLSSYIFGGVYAQYTRKRTRLVRAEIYRRMLIYALDEENRRKQKLNKRREKEHWNNFKINKNKGDNAFMSLPSNHPLVNA; translated from the exons ATG ATAAAAAGATACATAAGAACAAAAGTTATAACaagtttaaataaatataagtgctataatataaaaaatgaaaagacGTCAAAGTACTGGCCTAATATAAATTGTATTGATaaagatgaagaaaatatagaaaagaAATGTAAAGAGAAAGGAGAACAAAGCAAAAAAACAATACCTtactataaaaattatatgcatgATTTTTATAACAGGCAGTTAATGCACAATCTCCATTTAGTtgaaatgaacaaaatgaataaattaaGAAATTTCAAAATGCCTAAAATACACACAGGAGATCTAATTGAAATCAAATACGAGTTGTCACGATCTCAGCAGACGTTTGCAATTTTTCAGG GCTACTGTGTTGACATCCGCAGAAAAAGACTCGACTCTTCAtttattgtaaaaaatatatttgatggTGTAGGGGTGGAGCAATTGATACCATTTTATTCGCCACGaattttatatgtaaaaaacGTAAGAagcttatataatataaatgaggAAAAACttaaatcatattataaaataaataaaccaATAACAAGagattatagatatatgtggCAATATAATGTAAGaggaaaatatgaaaaaccTCGAGGACAACATAAACCGGGTATTAGATCTATTGAACCCAAAATTAGAAGACGACTAgctaaattaaaaaaaaaatatatgaaaagaAGAATAGAAAGTAATTTATCGTCTTACATATTTGGTGGTGTATATGCGCAATATACAAGAAAAAGGACAAGATTAGTTCGTGCAGAAATATATAGAAGAATGCTTATATATGCATTAGATGAAGAAAATAGaagaaaacaaaaattaaataaaagacGAGAAAAAGAACATtggaataattttaaaattaataaaaataaaggagATAATGCTTTCATGTCTTTACCCTCTAATCATCCTCTTGTGAATGCTTGA